From Pelotomaculum schinkii, one genomic window encodes:
- a CDS encoding C40 family peptidase: MNQFKKINVIWLILLILLTVTSPAYGYNNETEIQTVLLAESLIGKSFKQGGNTPEEGFNSTGFIQYIFREGENIVLPGSPSQLWKLGKPIERSEIQPGDVLFFTGRKNIIPAIYKGDDIIIVVATNEGVVKRNIVEDSYWRDRYKGARRYTNIADELNPVAVKALELVGSSYKLGGNDPNGFDHSGFVQYVFSEVNKLDFPRTSNEQWRVGMEVDTADIKSGDVLFFQGSSVRLPGIYIDNGIFVIVTTNGVAVIDLETSDYWKSRLLGARRFTNNIIEEGVVSNPIVEKAMDLLGTPYNPEGNSPTEGFFNTTNFVRYVFKDTLDIQLSVFSDRIYEIGESISKEDLQPGDLVFFRGSSLIPGIYKGNGMFIVQTTEGVAERDIESEYWSGIYVGAKRLTGADIYYSQPENYKENENLVIREAMKYIGTPYLLGGDTIDGFDCSYLVQTVFRDAKNIYLPRITYKQCEVGETIDFENKRPGDVIYFTGKWREGISHAAIYLGNNYIIHASGDEGMTTISYLGQDLLDRLAVVKRFDSLSLRLDSKVVEEAYKTLGIRYLAGGNTKEGFNHSGFIQYVMKAGLDIDLPRYSSQQWALGKEIERKDLKIGDVLFFEGSSKVLLPGLYIGNGQFIIVTESEGVAIRDLNISDSYWTPRYVGARRYEKINE, from the coding sequence ATGAACCAATTTAAAAAAATAAATGTCATATGGTTAATCCTATTGATCCTGTTAACTGTTACAAGCCCAGCCTATGGTTATAATAATGAGACAGAAATTCAAACGGTTTTACTTGCAGAAAGTTTAATCGGCAAATCCTTTAAACAAGGAGGAAATACACCGGAGGAAGGATTTAATAGCACTGGGTTTATTCAGTATATATTTAGAGAGGGAGAGAATATAGTCCTCCCCGGATCGCCTTCACAGTTATGGAAACTGGGTAAACCTATAGAACGTAGTGAAATACAGCCTGGAGATGTTCTTTTCTTTACTGGAAGGAAAAACATAATACCGGCAATATATAAAGGCGATGATATCATTATCGTTGTAGCGACTAATGAAGGGGTAGTAAAAAGGAATATAGTAGAAGATTCCTATTGGAGGGATCGGTATAAAGGTGCAAGGCGCTACACAAATATAGCTGATGAATTAAATCCTGTAGCCGTAAAAGCCCTTGAATTAGTAGGATCTTCTTATAAACTTGGAGGTAATGATCCAAATGGCTTTGATCATTCAGGCTTTGTACAATACGTTTTTAGTGAAGTAAACAAACTGGATTTTCCCAGAACATCGAACGAACAATGGCGAGTAGGTATGGAAGTAGATACGGCTGATATTAAATCTGGTGATGTACTATTCTTTCAAGGCAGCAGTGTACGACTACCAGGAATTTATATAGACAATGGTATTTTTGTTATTGTTACAACTAATGGGGTTGCTGTAATAGATCTTGAAACAAGTGATTATTGGAAATCCAGGTTGCTGGGAGCAAGACGGTTTACTAACAACATTATTGAGGAAGGCGTCGTAAGCAATCCAATTGTAGAAAAGGCTATGGATTTGCTTGGAACACCCTATAACCCGGAAGGGAATTCACCAACCGAAGGCTTTTTTAATACGACTAATTTTGTACGTTATGTCTTTAAAGATACCCTCGACATACAGCTATCTGTCTTTTCCGATAGGATCTATGAAATAGGCGAATCCATTTCTAAAGAAGACCTTCAACCAGGAGACCTGGTGTTTTTCCGGGGAAGCAGTCTTATACCTGGTATTTATAAAGGAAATGGTATGTTTATAGTTCAGACTACAGAAGGAGTTGCGGAAAGGGATATTGAGAGTGAGTATTGGTCAGGTATATATGTAGGTGCAAAACGACTAACGGGGGCTGATATATATTATTCTCAGCCTGAAAATTATAAGGAAAATGAGAATTTAGTTATTCGAGAAGCAATGAAATATATAGGAACTCCTTATTTGTTAGGTGGCGATACAATAGATGGTTTTGACTGTTCTTATTTAGTTCAGACAGTCTTTAGAGATGCTAAAAACATTTATTTGCCTCGCATAACTTATAAGCAATGTGAAGTAGGCGAAACTATCGATTTTGAAAACAAGCGTCCTGGAGACGTGATTTATTTTACAGGAAAATGGCGGGAAGGGATATCACATGCTGCAATTTATCTGGGAAATAATTATATAATTCATGCCTCTGGCGACGAAGGTATGACTACAATCAGCTATTTAGGACAAGATTTGCTGGACCGCCTTGCAGTAGTAAAGCGCTTTGACTCGCTTAGTTTGAGGCTGGATTCTAAAGTCGTAGAAGAAGCATATAAAACCCTGGGTATACGTTACTTAGCAGGAGGAAATACCAAAGAAGGCTTTAATCACTCCGGGTTTATACAATACGTTATGAAAGCAGGTTTAGATATTGATTTACCAAGATATTCATCCCAACAATGGGCTTTAGGAAAAGAAATAGAAAGGAAAGATTTAAAAATTGGAGATGTTCTATTCTTTGAGGGATCCAGCAAGGTACTACTACCAGGATTGTATATTGGAAATGGGCAGTTTATCATCGTAACAGAATCTGAAGGTGTAGCAATTCGTGATCTTAATATCTCAGATAGTTATTGGACTCCACGCTATGTTGGAGCAAGACGATATGAAAAAATCAATGAGTAG
- a CDS encoding B12-binding domain-containing radical SAM protein has translation MRALLVYPKYPDSFWSFKYALSFVNKKAAFPPLGLLTVAAMLPAAWDKRLIDMNVKKVTDDDLRWADCVFISAMVIQKVSAKKILNRCQALGVKTVAGGPLFTMEPEEFPEADHLVLGEAEASLPPFLKDLEQGTAGHIYNSSEWPAMNSTPIPAWELINNKDYTSMSVQYSRGCPYDCEFCNITSLFGRKPRLKNTAQFISELDTIYNTGWRGSVFVVDDNFIGNKNRLKTEVLPLMIDWMEKHKYPFSFFTEASINLADDSALMVLMRQAGFNHVFVGIETPSEESLKECNKFNNINRNLIASVKTIQNNGMEVSAGFIVGFDSDTPSIFERQINFIKQSGIINAMVGLLSAPSGTRLFERLKQENRLLSGFTGNNTDFSSLNFIPKMNPQKLLEGYQSIITAIYDPAAFYERVYKFFKEFKPIKRKRAERFQLVYIKALLQAMFYLGILEKGRRHYWKLLIKTTFRYPRFLPEAVSFSIKGFHYRKMFRQMVRLEGEV, from the coding sequence TTGAGGGCATTGCTGGTGTATCCAAAGTATCCGGACAGCTTCTGGAGCTTCAAATACGCTCTATCGTTCGTCAACAAAAAGGCGGCGTTCCCCCCTCTAGGGCTGTTGACAGTGGCTGCCATGCTGCCCGCAGCATGGGATAAGCGGCTGATCGACATGAACGTTAAAAAAGTTACTGACGACGACCTGCGATGGGCCGACTGTGTGTTCATCAGCGCCATGGTCATTCAAAAAGTCTCGGCCAAGAAGATCCTGAACCGTTGCCAGGCCCTAGGTGTAAAGACCGTGGCCGGAGGGCCGCTGTTCACCATGGAGCCGGAGGAGTTTCCCGAAGCCGACCACCTGGTGCTGGGCGAGGCGGAGGCCTCTCTGCCACCTTTCCTTAAGGACCTGGAGCAGGGCACAGCCGGACATATTTACAACAGCAGCGAGTGGCCGGCCATGAACAGTACGCCGATACCTGCCTGGGAGCTGATAAACAACAAGGACTATACGTCCATGAGTGTCCAGTACTCCCGGGGCTGCCCTTACGATTGCGAGTTCTGCAATATCACATCCCTCTTCGGTCGCAAACCGCGTCTAAAAAATACCGCCCAGTTTATCAGCGAACTCGACACCATCTACAACACCGGCTGGAGGGGCTCGGTCTTCGTGGTAGACGACAACTTCATCGGCAACAAGAACCGACTGAAAACAGAGGTCCTGCCATTGATGATCGATTGGATGGAAAAGCACAAATACCCCTTCAGCTTCTTCACGGAGGCATCCATCAACCTGGCGGATGACTCTGCCCTGATGGTGTTGATGAGGCAGGCAGGGTTCAATCATGTCTTTGTCGGCATCGAGACTCCCAGCGAGGAGAGCCTCAAGGAGTGCAACAAGTTTAACAACATCAACCGCAACCTGATTGCATCAGTGAAGACTATCCAGAACAACGGGATGGAGGTCAGCGCTGGCTTCATCGTCGGATTTGACAGTGACACCCCATCCATTTTCGAGCGGCAGATCAACTTCATCAAGCAGAGCGGCATCATCAACGCCATGGTGGGGTTGCTGAGCGCTCCCAGCGGGACGCGGCTATTTGAGCGCCTGAAGCAGGAGAATCGGCTGCTGTCCGGTTTTACAGGTAACAACACCGACTTCTCTTCTTTGAACTTCATCCCCAAAATGAACCCCCAGAAGCTGCTGGAGGGCTACCAGAGCATCATCACCGCTATCTACGACCCGGCTGCCTTCTACGAGCGGGTATACAAGTTTTTCAAGGAGTTCAAGCCGATTAAGCGGAAACGTGCCGAACGTTTCCAACTGGTCTACATCAAGGCACTACTGCAGGCGATGTTCTACCTGGGCATACTGGAGAAAGGTCGGCGGCACTACTGGAAGCTCCTGATCAAAACCACCTTCCGCTACCCGCGCTTCCTTCCGGAAGCGGTGAGCTTTTCCATCAAAGGCTTCCACTATCGGAAGATGTTCAGGCAGATGGTGCGTCTGGAGGGAGAGGTCTAA
- a CDS encoding putative toxin-antitoxin system toxin component, PIN family, which produces MRVTVDTNVLISALGWNGAEAAVLEMVLDCSLDLCISTQILSEFYRVVQYPKLGFTDEEIDGFIGRLLPKAILLTPSKKINAVEADPDDDKIIECAVEGKSSYIITGDKHLLQLCEYEGIGILKASEFLQIISSNNKL; this is translated from the coding sequence ATGAGAGTTACCGTAGACACCAATGTCCTTATTTCAGCCCTTGGTTGGAACGGGGCTGAAGCTGCCGTCTTGGAAATGGTACTTGATTGTTCCCTGGATCTTTGCATTTCCACGCAAATATTGAGCGAATTTTACAGGGTAGTTCAATACCCTAAGTTGGGTTTTACGGACGAAGAGATAGATGGATTTATCGGCAGGCTACTGCCTAAAGCTATTTTGCTCACCCCTTCAAAGAAAATTAATGCGGTTGAAGCAGATCCGGACGATGACAAAATTATTGAATGTGCGGTTGAAGGCAAATCTAGCTATATTATCACCGGAGATAAACATTTGCTTCAATTATGTGAGTACGAAGGTATAGGGATATTAAAGGCGTCAGAGTTTTTACAAATTATCTCTAGCAACAATAAGTTATAG
- a CDS encoding AbrB/MazE/SpoVT family DNA-binding domain-containing protein, producing MEDFFIARITTKGQVTVPLELRKHLKIQEGDYILFEKKGSKVEMKKLAPSNDFEEFAKPIRERFQKERIAPEDVEAAISWARGHKE from the coding sequence ATGGAAGATTTTTTTATTGCTAGGATAACCACGAAGGGTCAGGTTACTGTTCCCCTGGAATTAAGGAAGCATCTTAAGATTCAAGAAGGTGATTATATCCTTTTTGAAAAAAAAGGCTCCAAGGTGGAAATGAAAAAGTTGGCTCCGTCAAATGATTTTGAGGAATTTGCCAAACCGATCAGAGAAAGGTTTCAAAAAGAGAGGATAGCCCCCGAAGATGTGGAAGCTGCGATTAGCTGGGCAAGAGGACATAAAGAATGA
- a CDS encoding PKD domain-containing protein gives MFYAKFKRYFLLLGLFLITAFFTGFTVCYAEENQNTVVSQTYQNTVVSQTYQNTVVSQTYQNTVVSQTYDPSMNNKKILFINDGSYSNNNINGNFSNLANMLISEGYLVEERNLNPIASMEINNYDIIVFGLGSRVISQEEAGVLVTFVKNGGSLFLLGDMLGIDENSARISNYSFNIIGKSFGIVSYDDNPIWDAIITDIRTTTHDLTKGVSSFRINLASPLSITSPAIALAYTTERYDYFGAAVLAAAQYGSGRVVSIGDTAFLRNDYINNYDHYTLIHNIFNWLSSNSTEPTLQILSPTERAIIGLGDTVNLSASATGVAHVKFYVENIETGWFDNPGGMISGDGTYSTNWSTSGMDPGKYLVRAVGYSNEGHELVDFAVMIKIIDPIPPTVTIDSPVDNIFYKRGEPIPIKATAEDNIEIWKMYIHITPSWVATLKEFTPNSKQFTVSEIWDSSKLPEGRETTDGSYTISVSATDTGNWGRAEVTINLDGTPPSIIENIPIDGDKDVLLTGKIILKFNEPVEVVGNPYVDRTILIKNNTPGLADPYVNFVARPQDGNTVILERGDGGNWSAHTNYTVMIKPGAVKDRAGNELTVGKTFSFTTVNTPPVADAKGPYTGNEGSAITFSGSGADADNDQLTYSWDFGDGLSTPFSSSATALHTYTDNGNFTATLTVKDSYGGIGTANVTVTVNTVAPTIESALLAPVQVKTAITAIASFSDPGTLDTHTAVWDWGDGTTSPATVTETNGSGSVNGSHTYTSAGVYTVTLTVTDKDGGTGTSTSVSVVYDPNGGFVTGGGWINSAAGAYAADPSITGETNFGFVSKYQKGARMPKGNTEFQFNAGSLNFLSTSYDWLVISGNKAQCKGSGTINGTGNYGFMLTATDGQYNGGTAPDMFRIKITNNTDGSVVYDNQMNAADNADPTTVIGGGSIVIHK, from the coding sequence ATGTTTTATGCTAAATTTAAAAGATATTTTTTGTTATTAGGGTTATTTTTAATTACCGCTTTTTTTACGGGATTTACTGTATGCTATGCTGAAGAAAACCAGAATACGGTTGTTTCTCAAACTTATCAGAATACGGTTGTTTCTCAAACTTATCAGAATACGGTTGTTTCTCAAACTTATCAGAATACGGTTGTTTCTCAAACTTATGATCCTTCTATGAACAATAAAAAAATCTTATTTATTAACGATGGATCATACTCGAATAATAATATTAATGGTAATTTTTCAAATCTTGCTAATATGTTGATTTCAGAAGGTTATTTAGTTGAAGAAAGAAACCTAAACCCAATTGCATCAATGGAAATAAATAATTATGACATTATAGTTTTTGGTTTAGGTTCTAGGGTAATTAGTCAAGAAGAAGCCGGTGTTCTAGTGACATTTGTTAAAAATGGTGGTAGTTTATTTCTGTTAGGAGATATGTTGGGTATTGATGAGAATAGTGCTAGAATCAGTAATTACTCTTTTAATATAATAGGTAAATCTTTTGGTATAGTATCTTATGATGATAATCCCATTTGGGATGCAATCATTACAGACATTAGAACAACAACACATGATTTAACTAAGGGTGTCAGCAGCTTTCGTATAAATTTGGCAAGTCCATTGTCAATCACTAGCCCAGCTATAGCTCTTGCCTATACTACTGAGCGCTATGACTATTTTGGTGCAGCAGTTTTAGCTGCGGCTCAATATGGTTCTGGAAGAGTTGTTTCCATTGGTGATACAGCCTTTCTTAGAAATGACTATATCAATAATTATGACCACTATACTTTAATTCATAATATATTTAATTGGTTATCTTCTAACAGCACTGAGCCAACATTACAAATACTAAGCCCAACTGAGAGAGCAATAATAGGTCTTGGTGATACCGTCAATTTATCAGCAAGCGCAACTGGTGTAGCACATGTTAAATTTTATGTTGAAAATATTGAAACAGGCTGGTTTGATAATCCTGGTGGGATGATTAGTGGTGACGGAACTTATTCAACCAATTGGTCAACTAGTGGAATGGATCCAGGAAAATACTTAGTCCGAGCTGTAGGTTATTCAAATGAGGGACATGAGTTGGTGGATTTTGCGGTTATGATTAAAATTATAGATCCAATTCCACCCACTGTTACTATTGATTCACCTGTTGACAATATTTTTTACAAAAGGGGAGAACCAATACCTATAAAAGCAACTGCCGAAGATAACATCGAAATTTGGAAGATGTATATCCATATTACCCCAAGCTGGGTTGCAACTTTGAAAGAATTTACTCCTAATTCTAAGCAGTTTACTGTTTCAGAAATATGGGATTCTTCCAAACTTCCGGAAGGCAGAGAAACTACTGATGGAAGTTACACAATTTCAGTATCTGCTACAGATACAGGTAATTGGGGTCGAGCTGAAGTGACAATTAACTTAGACGGGACTCCACCATCTATTATTGAAAATATTCCAATTGACGGGGACAAAGACGTGCTACTAACTGGTAAAATCATACTGAAGTTTAATGAGCCAGTAGAAGTTGTTGGTAATCCATATGTTGATAGGACAATTTTGATAAAGAATAATACTCCTGGTTTAGCTGACCCTTACGTGAATTTTGTTGCACGGCCTCAGGATGGAAACACAGTGATTCTGGAACGAGGTGATGGCGGAAACTGGAGTGCCCATACTAACTATACAGTTATGATAAAACCAGGTGCCGTAAAGGATAGAGCTGGAAATGAATTAACTGTCGGAAAAACATTTAGCTTTACAACCGTCAATACCCCGCCGGTGGCAGATGCGAAAGGCCCGTATACTGGTAACGAAGGAAGCGCAATCACTTTCAGCGGTTCAGGTGCTGATGCCGACAATGATCAACTAACCTATAGCTGGGACTTTGGGGATGGTCTCAGCACACCGTTCAGTTCAAGCGCAACCGCGTTACACACTTACACTGATAACGGTAATTTTACAGCTACACTAACGGTTAAAGACAGCTATGGAGGAATAGGCACTGCAAACGTTACGGTAACAGTAAATACCGTGGCGCCGACCATCGAGTCAGCTTTGCTTGCCCCTGTACAAGTAAAAACAGCCATAACCGCAATTGCAAGCTTCTCTGACCCTGGTACCCTTGATACGCATACCGCGGTCTGGGATTGGGGTGACGGCACCACATCTCCGGCCACCGTCACTGAAACGAATGGCTCCGGCTCTGTAAACGGCAGCCATACTTATACTTCGGCTGGTGTTTACACCGTCACGCTAACCGTCACCGACAAGGATGGTGGGACCGGTACATCCACTTCCGTATCCGTAGTCTACGACCCGAACGGCGGGTTCGTGACCGGCGGTGGCTGGATTAACTCAGCGGCAGGGGCCTACGCCGCCGACCCGAGTATCACAGGGGAAACAAACTTTGGATTCGTCTCTAAGTACCAGAAGGGCGCCCGCATGCCTAAAGGCAATACGGAATTCCAGTTTAATGCCGGCAGCCTGAACTTCCTCAGCACCAGCTATGACTGGCTCGTGATCTCGGGTAACAAGGCACAGTGCAAGGGTTCAGGCACGATAAACGGAACCGGTAATTATGGCTTTATGCTGACCGCAACTGACGGACAGTATAATGGCGGCACGGCTCCCGACATGTTCCGGATCAAGATTACGAATAACACAGACGGTTCAGTCGTCTATGACAATCAAATGAACGCAGCAGACAATGCGGACCCGACAACGGTCATCGGTGGCGGCAGCATAGTCATCCACAAATAG
- a CDS encoding DUF2680 domain-containing protein: protein MLKLHKNMFIGVLSAGLLLGGTALFNVSTANAASPGKSQQMIGFQTGMGGQGQPTMMFQLGAPMRQQPNQQQKNQQQFNKQQVKQLNQKPVQQQPVQQQPVQQQQPPIEQFAQGGQMCEATGGNLISQVAAILDVDEQTIIAALQSGQTLVEIAEDYDVSEDELLEQLEELQSDAIDDAVDAGILTDDQADTLKEQLSERLEQIVEGINTMPNNNVGSNDASVSDIENTLDNYFEDAGDNYFGDDGIDVTISLDGDEDDLAYRVTLDFDDAVDYEDLTDISQTKLKTFLSAVKSKIKAEIADTDLQDADIMGKAVDNDNSSYYVEYDGSSYTFSWDD from the coding sequence TTGTTAAAACTTCATAAGAATATGTTTATTGGTGTTTTGTCTGCAGGGTTATTGTTGGGGGGAACCGCGCTGTTTAATGTCTCAACGGCTAATGCCGCCAGCCCAGGAAAATCCCAACAGATGATAGGTTTCCAGACAGGCATGGGTGGTCAGGGTCAACCGACTATGATGTTCCAATTGGGGGCACCTATGCGGCAACAACCTAATCAACAGCAGAAGAATCAACAACAATTTAATAAACAGCAGGTCAAGCAACTTAATCAAAAACCTGTTCAACAACAGCCTGTTCAACAACAGCCTGTTCAACAACAACAGCCGCCAATCGAACAGTTTGCACAAGGAGGCCAAATGTGCGAGGCCACAGGCGGGAACCTCATTTCACAAGTAGCTGCTATTTTGGATGTGGATGAACAAACCATTATCGCAGCCCTGCAAAGCGGTCAAACTCTGGTCGAAATCGCCGAGGATTACGATGTAAGCGAAGATGAGCTTTTAGAACAGCTCGAGGAGCTGCAAAGCGATGCCATTGATGATGCGGTTGATGCCGGCATTCTCACCGATGATCAAGCTGATACGTTAAAAGAACAACTCTCCGAACGTTTGGAGCAAATCGTGGAGGGTATCAACACAATGCCGAATAATAATGTCGGCAGTAATGATGCCAGCGTAAGCGATATTGAAAATACGCTCGATAATTATTTTGAAGATGCAGGAGATAATTATTTCGGTGATGACGGTATAGATGTGACAATAAGCCTGGATGGCGACGAGGATGATTTGGCATATAGAGTCACTCTTGACTTTGACGATGCAGTAGATTATGAGGATTTGACAGACATCAGCCAAACTAAGCTAAAAACCTTTTTGAGTGCAGTAAAATCGAAAATCAAAGCTGAAATTGCTGATACCGATTTACAAGATGCAGATATTATGGGAAAAGCGGTAGATAATGATAACTCCAGTTATTATGTAGAGTATGATGGTAGTTCGTATACTTTTAGCTGGGATGATTAA
- a CDS encoding nucleoside recognition domain-containing protein, whose product MSRAAICSGLDELLEEAGKINPEGSLNLNDSIVSAIYGKAEEIAEGVVTSRGKPPVDWDKKLDDIFTSRVFGFPSMLLLLAVVFWITVAGANVPSEMLATGLFWIQGQLTELLIWLDAPAWVNGFFVEGIYRCLAWVVSVMLPPMAIFFPCFTLLEDMGYLPRIAFNLDNFFKKAGAHGKQSLTMSTGFGCNAAGVIACRIIESPRERLIAMLTNNFVPCNGRFPTLIALAGLLVMGTTTFLGSALIVVGIVVFGIVTTLAVSWLLSKTLLKGVPSSFTLELPPYRKPQVGRIITRSIFDRTLFVLRRAVFVAMPAGAVVWLSANIHIGGVSILTYCANWLNPFGQLLGMDGYILMAFVLGLPANEIVVPILIMSYMATGSMLELDSLETLRQLFASHGWTWLTAVCMMLFSLLHYPCGTTLWTISKESGSLKWTVLAALIPLIIAITVCFAVARLASLLGWV is encoded by the coding sequence ATGAGCCGGGCGGCCATTTGTTCAGGTTTAGATGAACTCTTGGAAGAAGCGGGCAAGATAAATCCTGAGGGTTCACTAAATTTAAACGACTCTATTGTCAGCGCCATCTACGGCAAGGCAGAGGAAATTGCCGAAGGGGTTGTGACCTCCCGAGGAAAGCCGCCGGTGGACTGGGACAAAAAACTGGATGACATTTTCACCTCAAGAGTATTCGGCTTTCCCTCTATGCTTTTACTGCTGGCTGTTGTTTTCTGGATCACTGTGGCCGGCGCGAATGTCCCTTCGGAAATGCTGGCAACCGGCCTTTTCTGGATACAGGGGCAGTTGACGGAGCTTTTGATTTGGCTGGATGCCCCGGCCTGGGTCAACGGCTTCTTTGTAGAAGGAATCTACCGTTGTCTGGCCTGGGTCGTGTCGGTGATGCTGCCTCCAATGGCAATCTTTTTTCCGTGTTTTACGTTGCTGGAAGACATGGGTTACCTGCCCAGGATTGCTTTTAATCTTGACAATTTCTTTAAGAAGGCGGGCGCCCACGGCAAGCAGTCCCTGACCATGAGCACGGGCTTCGGCTGTAACGCCGCCGGTGTGATTGCCTGCCGGATCATCGAGTCACCACGGGAGCGCCTGATTGCCATGCTGACGAACAATTTTGTGCCCTGCAACGGCCGTTTTCCCACCCTGATTGCCCTGGCCGGCCTGCTGGTGATGGGAACAACCACATTTTTAGGGTCCGCGCTCATTGTGGTAGGTATTGTGGTGTTCGGTATCGTGACGACGTTGGCGGTGTCCTGGCTTCTGTCCAAAACACTGCTAAAAGGCGTTCCATCCTCATTTACTCTGGAGCTGCCGCCTTACCGCAAGCCCCAAGTAGGACGGATTATTACCCGTTCAATCTTTGACCGCACCCTATTCGTACTTCGCCGCGCAGTGTTTGTCGCGATGCCGGCCGGGGCTGTCGTCTGGCTGTCTGCCAACATTCATATTGGGGGTGTCAGCATCCTGACCTATTGCGCCAACTGGTTGAATCCCTTCGGGCAACTGCTGGGAATGGACGGATATATTCTCATGGCCTTTGTGTTGGGGTTGCCGGCCAATGAAATTGTGGTACCCATTCTGATCATGAGCTACATGGCGACAGGATCCATGCTGGAGCTGGACAGCCTGGAAACGCTGCGCCAATTGTTTGCGAGTCACGGCTGGACCTGGCTCACGGCTGTCTGTATGATGTTGTTTTCTCTGCTGCACTACCCGTGCGGCACCACCCTCTGGACTATTTCGAAAGAATCCGGCAGTCTTAAGTGGACCGTCCTGGCGGCGCTCATTCCTTTGATTATTGCTATCACTGTCTGCTTTGCGGTAGCCCGGTTGGCAAGCTTATTGGGATGGGTCTAA
- a CDS encoding FeoB small GTPase domain-containing protein, translating to MGLTNQSTGSGAIKERFGRGQNNRADYVVALAGNPNTGKSTVFNALTGLNQHTGNWPGKTVLLAEGRYIHQGLIYKLIDLPGTYSLMANSVEEQVARDYLCFGRPDATVVVLDATCLERNLNLALQVMEITTRLIVCVNLVDEARRKKIQIDYRALAARLGVPVVPTAARNGLGLEHLIKTVSGVVTGRIETKPYVVRYSKEIENAVCRLEPKIKQLVGETFNARWLALRLLDRDETVIDAVENWLARKDGLRTGIKEVVLA from the coding sequence GTGGGTTTGACAAACCAGTCCACTGGAAGTGGCGCTATAAAAGAACGTTTTGGCAGGGGCCAAAATAACAGAGCGGATTATGTGGTTGCCCTGGCCGGCAACCCGAACACCGGGAAGAGTACCGTTTTCAACGCCCTGACGGGGTTAAACCAGCACACCGGCAACTGGCCTGGAAAAACAGTGCTCCTGGCTGAGGGCCGCTACATTCACCAGGGTCTCATTTATAAACTGATTGATTTACCCGGCACCTACTCGCTGATGGCAAATTCAGTGGAAGAACAGGTGGCCAGGGACTACCTCTGCTTTGGCAGGCCGGATGCCACGGTGGTTGTTTTGGATGCCACCTGTCTGGAAAGAAACTTGAACCTGGCTCTGCAAGTGATGGAAATAACCACCAGATTAATCGTCTGCGTCAATCTGGTTGACGAAGCCCGGCGTAAAAAAATACAGATTGACTATCGTGCTCTAGCTGCCAGGTTGGGAGTGCCTGTGGTTCCTACCGCAGCCCGGAACGGATTGGGTCTTGAGCATCTGATTAAAACCGTTTCGGGTGTCGTCACCGGCCGCATCGAAACGAAGCCTTATGTTGTACGATACAGCAAAGAGATTGAAAATGCCGTTTGCAGATTGGAACCAAAGATAAAACAACTGGTCGGGGAAACCTTCAATGCCCGCTGGCTGGCGCTTCGTTTACTAGATCGAGACGAGACGGTAATTGACGCCGTCGAAAATTGGCTGGCACGGAAGGACGGTTTGAGAACCGGGATAAAAGAGGTGGTTTTGGCATGA
- a CDS encoding FeoA family protein, protein MEHKQGDYPADIIISLHDLPVGKSATVSSIQAAGFTRRRMLDLGLVPGTRVKALRISPAGDPKAYRIRGAVIAFRKEEAQQILIKYKGE, encoded by the coding sequence ATGGAGCATAAGCAGGGTGATTATCCGGCAGACATAATCATCAGTCTGCACGACTTGCCTGTCGGAAAATCGGCTACAGTAAGCTCAATCCAGGCCGCAGGTTTTACCAGGCGGAGAATGCTGGACCTGGGCCTTGTCCCCGGAACCAGGGTGAAAGCCCTGCGGATCAGCCCTGCCGGAGATCCTAAGGCTTACCGGATACGCGGCGCCGTCATTGCCTTCCGGAAAGAAGAGGCGCAGCAAATCCTGATCAAGTATAAAGGGGAGTAG